From the Theobroma cacao cultivar B97-61/B2 chromosome 2, Criollo_cocoa_genome_V2, whole genome shotgun sequence genome, one window contains:
- the LOC18609176 gene encoding nicotinamide adenine dinucleotide transporter 2, mitochondrial — MGSGGGGQSSHPQSLSIREFICRGGAGATAGAIAATFVCPLDVIKTRLQVHGLPEASQSGARGSVIITSLQHIIKNDGLKGLYRGLSPTILALLPNWAVYFTLYEQLKGLLTSHEDNGGQLTIGANMVAAAGAGAATAITTNPLWVVKTRLQTQGMRTGVVPYTGVLSALRRIVHEEGLRGLYSGVLPSLAGISHVAIQFPAYEKIKSYMAKKENTTVDHLSPADVAIASAISKVLASIMTYPHEVIRSRLQEQGQVRNSEVHYAGVVDCIRKVFQKEGLPGFYRGCATNLLRTTPSAVITFTSYEMIHRFLDQVLPPDAKNSEAHPKPDGQVKSQPDTRGNMEENKQSQTHSNKITPSIPLGNK, encoded by the exons ATGGGTAGTGGGGGAGGTGGGCAATCTTCTCATCCTCAGAGCTTAAGCATCAGAGAATTTATCTGCCGCGGGGGTGCAGGTGCAACTGCAG GCGCAATTGCAGCCACTTTTGTGTGCCCTTTGGATGTAATCAAAACAAGGTTACAGGTACATGGCCTCCCTGAAGCTTCACAATCTGGTGCCAGAG GTAGTGTCATTATAACAAGTTTACagcatataataaaaaatgacggTTTGAAGGGGTTATATCGTGGACTTTCACCAACAATACTTGCTTTACTTCCAAACTGGGCT GTGTATTTTACACTTTATGAGCAACTAAAAGGCCTACTCACTTCACATG AGGATAATGGTGGGCAACTCACAATTGGGGCAAACATGGTCGCTGCTGCTGGTGCTGGGGCTGCCACAGCCATCACAACGAACCCTTTATGGGTTGTAAAGACGAGACTCCAA ACACAGGGAATGAGGACCGGTGTGGTTCCCTATACAGGTGTACTTTCTGCTTTACGAAGGATTGTGCATGAGGAAGGCTTGCGAGGGTTGTATAG TGGAGTTTTGCCTTCTTTGGCTGGGATTAGTCATGTTGCTATTCAGTTTCCAGCATATGAAAAGATCAAATCCTATATGGCAAAAAAGG AAAATACAACTGTTGACCATCTAAGTCCTGCTGACGTTGCAATTGCCTCTGCAATATCGAAAGTGCTTGCCTCTATTATGACTTACCCACATGAG GTCATTCGATCAAGGCTTCAAGAGCAAGGGCAGGTCAGAAATTCCGAGGTCCATTATGCAGGGGTGGTTGATTGCATCAGGAAGGTGTTCCAGAAGGAAGGTCTTCCTGGCTTTTACCGTGGCTGTGCAACGAATCTACTGAGAACGACACCATCAGCTGTCATCACATTTACCAGTTACGAGATGATTCACCGATTTCTGGACCAGGTTTTACCTCCAGATGCAAAGAATTCGGAGGCTCACCCTAAACCTGATGGCCAGGTGAAGTCCCAGCCAGATACTAGGGGAAATAtggaagaaaacaaacaatCACAAACACACTCAAATAAGATAACACCTTCAATCCCTCTAGGAAACAAATAA